A genome region from Actinomycetota bacterium includes the following:
- a CDS encoding PGPGW domain-containing protein, giving the protein MDPLLQVIARAIKRGGVFLIGMTLLIGGAAMLVLPGPGIAVMLLGLVVLSAEFKWAQQALTWCRERGRFLKDQAQAHMPGANRHPPGGPPTRDRPDQAA; this is encoded by the coding sequence ATGGATCCGTTGCTGCAGGTGATTGCCCGGGCGATCAAGCGCGGCGGGGTGTTCCTCATCGGCATGACCCTGCTCATCGGCGGTGCCGCCATGCTGGTGCTGCCCGGCCCCGGGATCGCCGTCATGCTCCTCGGCCTGGTCGTGCTCTCGGCCGAGTTCAAGTGGGCCCAGCAGGCGCTCACCTGGTGCCGCGAGCGCGGCCGCTTCCTCAAGGACCAGGCCCAGGCCCACATGCCCGGCGCCAACCGCCACCCGCCCGGCGGCCCCCCGACCCGCGACCGCCCCGACCAGGCCGCCTAG